A single region of the Serinus canaria isolate serCan28SL12 chromosome 1, serCan2020, whole genome shotgun sequence genome encodes:
- the AKAP11 gene encoding A-kinase anchor protein 11 isoform X1: protein MDTYARAQGNRMKSRISVEKSFGESILQSLKSLLHSRKELCSVSAEECLNQEEQDNFIEITFIGFAEGMGAAHLQELSAVSVELPDVLKSLQLRKLKENEAVFLKDVKKTLAKPYVMKHQNQLPEVFCVMRMSPSFPRIKVDYIFTLLSKYTAGIRYAVEINSSQKHQTETTHGEDDDTNQSVSSIEDDFVTAFEHLDEDEPSKILSAGTCSFASQNHRDAASQTVPGQCLEAVDSKIVVGSAHRRSSARSSTLIDILGLKELPSVKNSVTTSISDPWIQRSFYKPYNPSDQGVNFLRKTLFSSSPAESSESDCSSPSPIIFLDEEGYQKSLKAKLQLPKIPVVKDGIEDSDSEVSEFFDSFDQFDELEQALENSCKIIRDPILGNTAQKRRTAHEKLSSASITMNPQKFKFDRPTLPANVKKPTPRKPESPYSSIFEVPDSPRPVRTSGEENGGFFSPIRTSAFSPLGSCGSSECSCRITLGGEGTGQSHPDAAYNNYSAYADSVSCEILGSVLFSEYSSEQMCAENDSKHKRVTLNEKKKQAADLKMKTRKEPQKQTKSKHKSLMIRDSIQKFATELVEKSFGSAFKDLQKGVSSCTNALCHLAARLTSSVFQMAFYEIGRRRAISLKERAINGIANFLVSEAITGALKELRQVKKQIFNNTVARFAAELAEELVFEGIMEVCQFSYPSTPTAQSSSFDYENQVVRSYARDLSESVIQEAFIELSQVDVTFTTQAAISVSMDNIKYVSAESMLESTQTSTVSPNFNDRVAQKPIQDSKKEYTVQQALFCTSGVVSSIPVPLAGRALCQQQVSSDAYKVKVSTVPNADDSTKIFKDSAHPFFTNRTREEEVASFRNIYLTSDHSQSTESTPSLFCSQNDTKLTNNRSGMNNNSELTSGSKGINTFSGTMVDMIVNEAYETISSSRVTKAVEEYSDFLTRKVIDKKPYVQGTGEVTPKSMFADHLAKYVIKQSVAESKTVLCNTSENLTCNVSSQSYRDTHRKEQCVIQKQEAEKQNSVSIIVEQQQLPLNNPCKFVTPTHSVQCVLESKDCWQEQKGSNFSSKSPPPCSTVTFARHVLEDCTDTGSCSITCLNKPFKKSDTQKLSAGALNYRHTDCFLHANSLPSEIFGSEGALQMEEKSSLKHGNTCLMPDTPPPTPLVPCQGSSERNLRKLSKKLKGELAKEFAPVTPPSTPYNPSTTDSSETEHDSLENEEFMLKLMWSLSEEVESSEDEDHSEMPAEKGEHSAKTIQYADCLASHIISVATEMAASHLGGKTNEREVSRQAHLGMQKKRCRYTAFVNIPEETCNSLWNYADDMAGKVINEAKKVVKSRHCKLLRLKRVNCQVDCFYVSKGDKDGNSKEWCGPVQDQWLGERDSSGLPLPQGSGTTGLTSKYPSCESVTDEYADHVIRILKREGGNAELLVDQYASRLAYRSIKSGLQQAARKTKFRYSRKTFPGQNAQLNGKLELIKAGNKDAVQHVKSSMHHCEGQMFERSIPAQRTECTDLLHFSESLAHSITCDVRKKLKMSGACLPKSLTDSCLYKKTEFDEVTGDLIKTRLSRAFLPFSPDHKLYHSTGNINENGYSEGIIQAIEQYARKVADDTLEMSLESALLHVAENRKNGDKLSYTEKLSPFSGTVCRCCSMKEHRYCTESMSHHLPAQGSCIPVRHFLHSGLGGACQNSRVFQLDIPKIHVDVEQRTVFSDKGATAAVEKAERELSYTSLTADSGIGQDGVSFAESLTTEIMTSAMTNIGQAVTISSVGREGFHSVESVVSQQMSLSIGDDSTGSWSNLSFEDEHPDESSSFLHLSDSSAVFSSSPGSNGNSSSWSSLGLEGEMYEENLSFPTSDSDGTEDKDEDSKDAVEGLERARKTLAIRNIDLEPNLVDPQLRAALQWLAASETEVSDLHFRDAAAREFVLLSRRLRERDWKVGDLLQAVLKYCEMIETASDGEQALSRSLVSWLLENV from the exons attaCATTTATAGGTTTTGCAGAAGGGATGGGAGCTGCTCACTTGCAG gAGTTATCAGCTGTTTCTGTAGAGCTTCCAGATGTTCTGAAATCTCTCCAGTTGCGCAAACTAAAAGAAAACGAGGCTGTGTTTCTAAAAGATGTAAAGAAAACCTTGGCAAAACCTTATGTCATGAAACATCAG AATCAGCTTCCTGAAGTGTTTTGTGTGATGAGAATGTCTCCTTCATTCCCAAGGATCAAAGTTGATTATATATTCACCTTGCTAAGCAAGTATACTGCAGGCATAAGATATGCAGTGGAAATAAACTCTTCTCAAAAACATCAAACAGAGACCACCCATGGAGAAGACGATGACACCAATCAGTCGGTTTCTTCAATTGAGGATGATTTTGTCACTGCTTTCGAACACTTAGATGAAGACGAACCTTCAAAGATACTAAGTGCTG GTACATGCAGCTTTGCTTCTCAAAACCATCGAGATGCTGCTTCACAGACTGTCCCTGGTCAATGTTTAGAAGCTGTTGACTCCAAGATTGTTGTGGGTTCTGCACATCGAAGATCATCTGCCAGATCTTCTACTTTGATTGATATTTTGGGACTTAAGGAGCTGCCCTCAGTAAAGAATTCAGTTACAACCTCAATTTCTGATCCCTGGATACAAAGGAGTTTCTATAAGCCATATAATCCGTCTGATCAAGGTGTTAATTTTTTACGTAAAacattgttttcttcctctccagctgAATCCTCTGAGTCAGATTGCTCCAGCCCAAGCCCCATCATCTTCTTAGATGAAGAAGGGTATCAAAAAAGCTTGAAAGCAAAACTTCAGCTGCCAAAAATTCCAGTAGTAAAAGATGGTATAGAGGATTCAGACTCAGAAGTGAGTGAATTTTTCGATAGTTTTGATCAGTTTGATGAGCTGGAACAAGCCTTGGAAAACTCTTGTAAAATTATTAGGGATCCCATCCTAGGGAATACTGCCCAGAAAAGGAGGACTGCACATGAAAAATTATCTTCTGCAAGCATTACAATGAACCCTCAGAAATTCAAGTTTGATCGTCCCACTCTCCCAGCCAATGTAAAGAAACCAACACCTCGTAAGCCAGAATCACCGTACAGCAGCATCTTCGAGGTCCCGGATTCCCCTCGCCCGGTTAGAACGTCAGGGGAAGAGAATGGAGGCTTCTTCAGCCCCATTAGAACATCGGCCTTCAGCCCCCTGGGGAGCTGCGGTTCCTCTGAATGCTCGTGTCGAATTACTCTTGGTGGAGAGGGGACAGGTCAAAGTCACCCTGATGCAGCTTATAACAATTATTCGGCGTATGCTGACAGTGTTTCATGTGAAATACTGggttctgttcttttttctgaGTACTCATCGGAACAAATGTGTGCAGAGAATGATTCAAAACACAAAAGGGTGACTTTGAATGAGAAGAAGAAGCAAGCTGCAGATCTCAAAATGAAAACTCGTAAGGAACcacagaagcaaacaaaatctAAACATAAGTCACTAATGATAAGAGATAGCATTCAAAAGTTTGCAACTGAATTGGTTGAAAAAAGTTTTGGCAGTGCATTTAAGGACCTCCAAAAAGGTGTTTCTTCATGCACAAATGCACTTTGCCATTTGGCTGCTAGGTTGACTTCTTCAGTCTTTCAAATGGCTTTTTATGAGATTGGAAGACGTAGAGCAATCTCGCTGAAGGAGCGTGCCATTAATGGCATAGCAAACTTTTTGGTGAGCGAAGCCATAACCGGTGCTTTGAAAGAATTGCGTCAGgtaaagaaacaaatatttaacaACACTGTTGCACGGTTTGCAGCAGAGCTCGCTGAAGAGCTTGTGTTTGAAGGAATCATGGAAGTATGCCAGTTTTCATATCCATCAACACCTACTGCACAATCCTCATCATTTGATTATGAAAACCAAGTGGTAAGATCCTATGCCCGAGATTTGTCTGAATCTGTCATTCAGGAGGCATTTATTGAACTATCTCAGGTTGATGTGACCTTCACAACACAAGCAGCCATTAGTGTTTCCATGGACAATATCAAATATGTAAGTGCAGAAAGTATGTTAGAGTCAACACAGACTTCCACAGTTTCTCCTAATTTTAATGATAGGGTAGCACAAAAGCCAATCCAAGACTCCAAGAAGGAATATACAGTACAGCAGGCTCTATTTTGTACCTCTGGTGTTGTGAGTTCAATACCTGTGCCCTTAGCTGGAAGAGCCCTTTGTCAGCAACAGGTCTCCTCTGATGCTTATAAAGTGAAAGTATCCACTGTTCCAAATGCTGATGACagtacaaaaatattcaaagattCTGCTCATCCATTTTTCACAAACAGAACAAGAGAGGAGGAAGTCgcttctttcagaaatatttatctaaCTTCGGATCACAGTCAAAGTACGGAAAGTACTCCATCCCTCTTCTGTAGCCAGAATGATACCAAACTAACAAATAACAGATCTGGAATGAACAATAATTCAGAATTAACAAGTGGGTCAAAAGGCATTAATACTTTCTCTGGAACTATGGTAGATATGATAGTAAATGAAGCTTATGAAACCATATCCTCATCTAGAGTAACAAAAGCAGTAGAagaatattcagattttttaacaagaaaagtAATAGATAAAAAACCTTATGTGCAAGGTACTGGTGAAGTCACCCCCAAGAGCATGTTTGCAGATCATTTGGCCAAGTATGTCATAAAACAATCTGTGGCAGAAAGTAAAACTGTGTTATGCAACACCAGTGAGAATTTAACATGTAATGTGAGCTCACAGAGCTACAGAGATACCCATCGAAAAGAACAATGTGTGATACAGAAGCAAGAGGCTGAGAAACAAAATAGTGTTTCTATAATTGTGGAACAACAACAGTTGCCTTTGAATAATCCATGTAAATTTGTTACTCCAACTCATTCTGTTCAGTGTGTTTTAGAATCTAAAGATTGTTGGCAAGAACAAAAAGGaagcaatttttcttcaaaatcaCCACCGCCTTGTTCCACTGTGACTTTTGCTAGGCATGTTCTAGAGGACTGTACTGACACAGGAAGCTGTTCAATAACATGCTTAAACAAGCCTTTCAAAAAAAGTGATACCCAGAAACTATCAGCAGGAGCTTTGAATTACAGGCACACTGATTGTTTTCTGCATGCAAATAGCTTGCCTTCAGAGATTTTTGGCAGTGAAGGTGCTTTGcagatggaagaaaaatcaaGCCTGAAACATGGAAATACCTGTTTAATGCCTGACACACCCCCACCGACTCCTCTAGTACCATGTCAAGGTAGTTCTGAAAGGAATCTACGAAAACTGTCCAAGAAACTCAAGGGAGAATTAGCAAAGGAATTTGCACCTGTAACACCCCCTTCTACACCCTACAATCCATCCACCACTGATTCATCTGAAACTGAACACGACTCTTtggaaaatgaggaatttaTGCTGAAACTCATGTGGTCACTTTCTGAAGAAGTGGAAAGTAGTGAAGATGAAGATCATTCTGAAATGCCTGCTGAGAAAGGGGAGCATTCTGCAAAAACAATTCAGTATGCAGATTGCCTAGCTAGCCACATAATTTCAGTAGCGACTGAAATGGCTGCTTCCCATTTAGGTggtaaaacaaatgaaagagaagTTAGCAGGCAGGCTCACTTAGGGATGCAAAAGAAAAGATGTAGATATACTGCGTTTGTAAATATCCCAGAAGAGACATGTAATTCCTTGTGGAATTATGCAGATGATATGGCAGGAAAAGTCATCAATGAGGCCAAGAAAGTAGTGAAATCAAGGCATTGCAAGCTGTTGAGGTTGAAGCGGGTTAACTGCCAGGTGGATTGCTTTTATGTGAGTAAAGGTGATAAAGATGGTAATTCAAAAGAATGGTGTGGCCCAGTACAGGACCAGTGGCTGGGAGAGAGAGATTCATCTGGGCTTCCTTTACCACAAGGTTCAGGCACAACAGGTTTGACTTCCAAGTACCCGAGCTGTGAAAGTGTGACTGATGAGTACGCAGATCATGTTATCCGCATTCTGAAAAGAGAAGGAGGTAACGCTGAGCTGTTGGTGGATCAGTATGCCAGCAGACTTGCTTACAGGTCTATCAAATCGGGCTTGCAGCAAGCTGCTAGAAAAACCAAATTCAGATACAGCAGAAAGACATTTCCTGGGCAAAATGCACAGCTAAATGGTAAGCTGGAGCTGATCAAAGCAGGGAATAAAGATGCAGTACAGCATGTGAAAAGCAGCATGCACCACTGTGAAGGCCAAATGTTCGAGAGGAGTATCCCTGCACAGAGAACGGAATGTACAGATTTGTTACATTTTTCCGAATCCCTTGCTCACAGTATCACTTGTGATGTCAGGAAGAAGCTGAAAATGTCAGGAGCGTGTTTGCCAAAGTCTCTTACAGATTCCTGTCTGTATAAAAAGACTGAATTTGATGAAGTCACAGGGGATCTCATTAAAACAAGGCTTTCTAGAGcgtttcttcctttctcccctgATCATAAACTCTATCATAGTACAGGtaatataaatgaaaatggCTACAGTGAAGGTATAATTCAAGCTATAGAACAATATGCTAGGAAAGTAGCAGATGATACTCTAGAAATGAGTTTAGAGTCAGCTCTTCTCCATGtggctgaaaacagaaaaaatgggGATAAGCTCTCGTACACTGAGAAACTGTCTCCTTTTTCTGGAACTGTCTGTAGATGCTGCAGTATGAAGGAACATCGGTACTGTACAGAAAGTATGTCCCATCATCTACCTGCACAAGGATCCTGCATTCCAGTGAGGCATTTTCTTCATTCTGGATTGGGTGGTGCCTGTCAAAATTCCAGAGTGTTTCAGCTTGATATTCCCAAAATTCACGTTGATGTAGAACAGAGGACAGTGTTTTCTGACAAGGGGGCTACTGCAGCTgtagagaaagcagaaagagagctgAGTTACACAAGTCTGACAGCTGACAGTGGTATTGGACAAGATGGAGTCAGTTTTGCTGAAAGCCTTACTACTGAAATAATGACATCCGCTATGACTAATATTGGTCAGGCAGTTACCATAAG CTCTGTTggaagagaaggatttcactctGTTGAATCTGTTGTTAGCCAGCAGATGAGTCTTAGTATTGGTGATGATAGCACTGGGAGTTGGTCCAATCTAAGTTTTGAAGACGAACATCCTGATGAGAGCAGCAGTTTTCTTCACCTAAGTGACAG TTCAGCtgtcttctcttcttctcctgGCAGTAATGGTAACAGCAGTAGCTGGAGCAGTCTTGGTTTAGAAGGGGAAATGTATGAGGAGAATTTATCCTTTCCAACATCAGACAG tgaTGGAACAGAAGATAAAGATGAAGATTCCAAGGATGCTGTGGAAG GTTTGGAGCGAGCACGAAAGACTTTAGCAATAAGGAATATTGATCTGGAACCAAATCTAGTGGacccacagctcagagcagcactcCAGTGGCTGGCAGCTTCTGAAACAGAGGTGTCTGACCTTCACTTCCGCGACGCTGCTGCAAGAGAATTTGTCTTG
- the AKAP11 gene encoding A-kinase anchor protein 11 isoform X3 encodes MDTYARAQGNRMKSRISVEKSFGESILQSLKSLLHSRKELCSVSAEECLNQEEQDNFIEITFIGFAEGMGAAHLQELSAVSVELPDVLKSLQLRKLKENEAVFLKDVKKTLAKPYVMKHQNQLPEVFCVMRMSPSFPRIKVDYIFTLLSKYTAGIRYAVEINSSQKHQTETTHGEDDDTNQSVSSIEDDFVTAFEHLDEDEPSKILSAGTCSFASQNHRDAASQTVPGQCLEAVDSKIVVGSAHRRSSARSSTLIDILGLKELPSVKNSVTTSISDPWIQRSFYKPYNPSDQGVNFLRKTLFSSSPAESSESDCSSPSPIIFLDEEGYQKSLKAKLQLPKIPVVKDGIEDSDSEVSEFFDSFDQFDELEQALENSCKIIRDPILGNTAQKRRTAHEKLSSASITMNPQKFKFDRPTLPANVKKPTPRKPESPYSSIFEVPDSPRPVRTSGEENGGFFSPIRTSAFSPLGSCGSSECSCRITLGGEGTGQSHPDAAYNNYSAYADSVSCEILGSVLFSEYSSEQMCAENDSKHKRVTLNEKKKQAADLKMKTRKEPQKQTKSKHKSLMIRDSIQKFATELVEKSFGSAFKDLQKGVSSCTNALCHLAARLTSSVFQMAFYEIGRRRAISLKERAINGIANFLVSEAITGALKELRQVKKQIFNNTVARFAAELAEELVFEGIMEVCQFSYPSTPTAQSSSFDYENQVVRSYARDLSESVIQEAFIELSQVDVTFTTQAAISVSMDNIKYVSAESMLESTQTSTVSPNFNDRVAQKPIQDSKKEYTVQQALFCTSGVVSSIPVPLAGRALCQQQVSSDAYKVKVSTVPNADDSTKIFKDSAHPFFTNRTREEEVASFRNIYLTSDHSQSTESTPSLFCSQNDTKLTNNRSGMNNNSELTSGSKGINTFSGTMVDMIVNEAYETISSSRVTKAVEEYSDFLTRKVIDKKPYVQGTGEVTPKSMFADHLAKYVIKQSVAESKTVLCNTSENLTCNVSSQSYRDTHRKEQCVIQKQEAEKQNSVSIIVEQQQLPLNNPCKFVTPTHSVQCVLESKDCWQEQKGSNFSSKSPPPCSTVTFARHVLEDCTDTGSCSITCLNKPFKKSDTQKLSAGALNYRHTDCFLHANSLPSEIFGSEGALQMEEKSSLKHGNTCLMPDTPPPTPLVPCQGSSERNLRKLSKKLKGELAKEFAPVTPPSTPYNPSTTDSSETEHDSLENEEFMLKLMWSLSEEVESSEDEDHSEMPAEKGEHSAKTIQYADCLASHIISVATEMAASHLGGKTNEREVSRQAHLGMQKKRCRYTAFVNIPEETCNSLWNYADDMAGKVINEAKKVVKSRHCKLLRLKRVNCQVDCFYVSKGDKDGNSKEWCGPVQDQWLGERDSSGLPLPQGSGTTGLTSKYPSCESVTDEYADHVIRILKREGGNAELLVDQYASRLAYRSIKSGLQQAARKTKFRYSRKTFPGQNAQLNGKLELIKAGNKDAVQHVKSSMHHCEGQMFERSIPAQRTECTDLLHFSESLAHSITCDVRKKLKMSGACLPKSLTDSCLYKKTEFDEVTGDLIKTRLSRAFLPFSPDHKLYHSTGNINENGYSEGIIQAIEQYARKVADDTLEMSLESALLHVAENRKNGDKLSYTEKLSPFSGTVCRCCSMKEHRYCTESMSHHLPAQGSCIPVRHFLHSGLGGACQNSRVFQLDIPKIHVDVEQRTVFSDKGATAAVEKAERELSYTSLTADSGIGQDGVSFAESLTTEIMTSAMTNIGQAVTISSVGREGFHSVESVVSQQMSLSIGDDSTGSWSNLSFEDEHPDESSSFLHLSDSDGTEDKDEDSKDAVEGLERARKTLAIRNIDLEPNLVDPQLRAALQWLAASETEVSDLHFRDAAAREFVLLSRRLRERDWKVGDLLQAVLKYCEMIETASDGEQALSRSLVSWLLENV; translated from the exons attaCATTTATAGGTTTTGCAGAAGGGATGGGAGCTGCTCACTTGCAG gAGTTATCAGCTGTTTCTGTAGAGCTTCCAGATGTTCTGAAATCTCTCCAGTTGCGCAAACTAAAAGAAAACGAGGCTGTGTTTCTAAAAGATGTAAAGAAAACCTTGGCAAAACCTTATGTCATGAAACATCAG AATCAGCTTCCTGAAGTGTTTTGTGTGATGAGAATGTCTCCTTCATTCCCAAGGATCAAAGTTGATTATATATTCACCTTGCTAAGCAAGTATACTGCAGGCATAAGATATGCAGTGGAAATAAACTCTTCTCAAAAACATCAAACAGAGACCACCCATGGAGAAGACGATGACACCAATCAGTCGGTTTCTTCAATTGAGGATGATTTTGTCACTGCTTTCGAACACTTAGATGAAGACGAACCTTCAAAGATACTAAGTGCTG GTACATGCAGCTTTGCTTCTCAAAACCATCGAGATGCTGCTTCACAGACTGTCCCTGGTCAATGTTTAGAAGCTGTTGACTCCAAGATTGTTGTGGGTTCTGCACATCGAAGATCATCTGCCAGATCTTCTACTTTGATTGATATTTTGGGACTTAAGGAGCTGCCCTCAGTAAAGAATTCAGTTACAACCTCAATTTCTGATCCCTGGATACAAAGGAGTTTCTATAAGCCATATAATCCGTCTGATCAAGGTGTTAATTTTTTACGTAAAacattgttttcttcctctccagctgAATCCTCTGAGTCAGATTGCTCCAGCCCAAGCCCCATCATCTTCTTAGATGAAGAAGGGTATCAAAAAAGCTTGAAAGCAAAACTTCAGCTGCCAAAAATTCCAGTAGTAAAAGATGGTATAGAGGATTCAGACTCAGAAGTGAGTGAATTTTTCGATAGTTTTGATCAGTTTGATGAGCTGGAACAAGCCTTGGAAAACTCTTGTAAAATTATTAGGGATCCCATCCTAGGGAATACTGCCCAGAAAAGGAGGACTGCACATGAAAAATTATCTTCTGCAAGCATTACAATGAACCCTCAGAAATTCAAGTTTGATCGTCCCACTCTCCCAGCCAATGTAAAGAAACCAACACCTCGTAAGCCAGAATCACCGTACAGCAGCATCTTCGAGGTCCCGGATTCCCCTCGCCCGGTTAGAACGTCAGGGGAAGAGAATGGAGGCTTCTTCAGCCCCATTAGAACATCGGCCTTCAGCCCCCTGGGGAGCTGCGGTTCCTCTGAATGCTCGTGTCGAATTACTCTTGGTGGAGAGGGGACAGGTCAAAGTCACCCTGATGCAGCTTATAACAATTATTCGGCGTATGCTGACAGTGTTTCATGTGAAATACTGggttctgttcttttttctgaGTACTCATCGGAACAAATGTGTGCAGAGAATGATTCAAAACACAAAAGGGTGACTTTGAATGAGAAGAAGAAGCAAGCTGCAGATCTCAAAATGAAAACTCGTAAGGAACcacagaagcaaacaaaatctAAACATAAGTCACTAATGATAAGAGATAGCATTCAAAAGTTTGCAACTGAATTGGTTGAAAAAAGTTTTGGCAGTGCATTTAAGGACCTCCAAAAAGGTGTTTCTTCATGCACAAATGCACTTTGCCATTTGGCTGCTAGGTTGACTTCTTCAGTCTTTCAAATGGCTTTTTATGAGATTGGAAGACGTAGAGCAATCTCGCTGAAGGAGCGTGCCATTAATGGCATAGCAAACTTTTTGGTGAGCGAAGCCATAACCGGTGCTTTGAAAGAATTGCGTCAGgtaaagaaacaaatatttaacaACACTGTTGCACGGTTTGCAGCAGAGCTCGCTGAAGAGCTTGTGTTTGAAGGAATCATGGAAGTATGCCAGTTTTCATATCCATCAACACCTACTGCACAATCCTCATCATTTGATTATGAAAACCAAGTGGTAAGATCCTATGCCCGAGATTTGTCTGAATCTGTCATTCAGGAGGCATTTATTGAACTATCTCAGGTTGATGTGACCTTCACAACACAAGCAGCCATTAGTGTTTCCATGGACAATATCAAATATGTAAGTGCAGAAAGTATGTTAGAGTCAACACAGACTTCCACAGTTTCTCCTAATTTTAATGATAGGGTAGCACAAAAGCCAATCCAAGACTCCAAGAAGGAATATACAGTACAGCAGGCTCTATTTTGTACCTCTGGTGTTGTGAGTTCAATACCTGTGCCCTTAGCTGGAAGAGCCCTTTGTCAGCAACAGGTCTCCTCTGATGCTTATAAAGTGAAAGTATCCACTGTTCCAAATGCTGATGACagtacaaaaatattcaaagattCTGCTCATCCATTTTTCACAAACAGAACAAGAGAGGAGGAAGTCgcttctttcagaaatatttatctaaCTTCGGATCACAGTCAAAGTACGGAAAGTACTCCATCCCTCTTCTGTAGCCAGAATGATACCAAACTAACAAATAACAGATCTGGAATGAACAATAATTCAGAATTAACAAGTGGGTCAAAAGGCATTAATACTTTCTCTGGAACTATGGTAGATATGATAGTAAATGAAGCTTATGAAACCATATCCTCATCTAGAGTAACAAAAGCAGTAGAagaatattcagattttttaacaagaaaagtAATAGATAAAAAACCTTATGTGCAAGGTACTGGTGAAGTCACCCCCAAGAGCATGTTTGCAGATCATTTGGCCAAGTATGTCATAAAACAATCTGTGGCAGAAAGTAAAACTGTGTTATGCAACACCAGTGAGAATTTAACATGTAATGTGAGCTCACAGAGCTACAGAGATACCCATCGAAAAGAACAATGTGTGATACAGAAGCAAGAGGCTGAGAAACAAAATAGTGTTTCTATAATTGTGGAACAACAACAGTTGCCTTTGAATAATCCATGTAAATTTGTTACTCCAACTCATTCTGTTCAGTGTGTTTTAGAATCTAAAGATTGTTGGCAAGAACAAAAAGGaagcaatttttcttcaaaatcaCCACCGCCTTGTTCCACTGTGACTTTTGCTAGGCATGTTCTAGAGGACTGTACTGACACAGGAAGCTGTTCAATAACATGCTTAAACAAGCCTTTCAAAAAAAGTGATACCCAGAAACTATCAGCAGGAGCTTTGAATTACAGGCACACTGATTGTTTTCTGCATGCAAATAGCTTGCCTTCAGAGATTTTTGGCAGTGAAGGTGCTTTGcagatggaagaaaaatcaaGCCTGAAACATGGAAATACCTGTTTAATGCCTGACACACCCCCACCGACTCCTCTAGTACCATGTCAAGGTAGTTCTGAAAGGAATCTACGAAAACTGTCCAAGAAACTCAAGGGAGAATTAGCAAAGGAATTTGCACCTGTAACACCCCCTTCTACACCCTACAATCCATCCACCACTGATTCATCTGAAACTGAACACGACTCTTtggaaaatgaggaatttaTGCTGAAACTCATGTGGTCACTTTCTGAAGAAGTGGAAAGTAGTGAAGATGAAGATCATTCTGAAATGCCTGCTGAGAAAGGGGAGCATTCTGCAAAAACAATTCAGTATGCAGATTGCCTAGCTAGCCACATAATTTCAGTAGCGACTGAAATGGCTGCTTCCCATTTAGGTggtaaaacaaatgaaagagaagTTAGCAGGCAGGCTCACTTAGGGATGCAAAAGAAAAGATGTAGATATACTGCGTTTGTAAATATCCCAGAAGAGACATGTAATTCCTTGTGGAATTATGCAGATGATATGGCAGGAAAAGTCATCAATGAGGCCAAGAAAGTAGTGAAATCAAGGCATTGCAAGCTGTTGAGGTTGAAGCGGGTTAACTGCCAGGTGGATTGCTTTTATGTGAGTAAAGGTGATAAAGATGGTAATTCAAAAGAATGGTGTGGCCCAGTACAGGACCAGTGGCTGGGAGAGAGAGATTCATCTGGGCTTCCTTTACCACAAGGTTCAGGCACAACAGGTTTGACTTCCAAGTACCCGAGCTGTGAAAGTGTGACTGATGAGTACGCAGATCATGTTATCCGCATTCTGAAAAGAGAAGGAGGTAACGCTGAGCTGTTGGTGGATCAGTATGCCAGCAGACTTGCTTACAGGTCTATCAAATCGGGCTTGCAGCAAGCTGCTAGAAAAACCAAATTCAGATACAGCAGAAAGACATTTCCTGGGCAAAATGCACAGCTAAATGGTAAGCTGGAGCTGATCAAAGCAGGGAATAAAGATGCAGTACAGCATGTGAAAAGCAGCATGCACCACTGTGAAGGCCAAATGTTCGAGAGGAGTATCCCTGCACAGAGAACGGAATGTACAGATTTGTTACATTTTTCCGAATCCCTTGCTCACAGTATCACTTGTGATGTCAGGAAGAAGCTGAAAATGTCAGGAGCGTGTTTGCCAAAGTCTCTTACAGATTCCTGTCTGTATAAAAAGACTGAATTTGATGAAGTCACAGGGGATCTCATTAAAACAAGGCTTTCTAGAGcgtttcttcctttctcccctgATCATAAACTCTATCATAGTACAGGtaatataaatgaaaatggCTACAGTGAAGGTATAATTCAAGCTATAGAACAATATGCTAGGAAAGTAGCAGATGATACTCTAGAAATGAGTTTAGAGTCAGCTCTTCTCCATGtggctgaaaacagaaaaaatgggGATAAGCTCTCGTACACTGAGAAACTGTCTCCTTTTTCTGGAACTGTCTGTAGATGCTGCAGTATGAAGGAACATCGGTACTGTACAGAAAGTATGTCCCATCATCTACCTGCACAAGGATCCTGCATTCCAGTGAGGCATTTTCTTCATTCTGGATTGGGTGGTGCCTGTCAAAATTCCAGAGTGTTTCAGCTTGATATTCCCAAAATTCACGTTGATGTAGAACAGAGGACAGTGTTTTCTGACAAGGGGGCTACTGCAGCTgtagagaaagcagaaagagagctgAGTTACACAAGTCTGACAGCTGACAGTGGTATTGGACAAGATGGAGTCAGTTTTGCTGAAAGCCTTACTACTGAAATAATGACATCCGCTATGACTAATATTGGTCAGGCAGTTACCATAAG CTCTGTTggaagagaaggatttcactctGTTGAATCTGTTGTTAGCCAGCAGATGAGTCTTAGTATTGGTGATGATAGCACTGGGAGTTGGTCCAATCTAAGTTTTGAAGACGAACATCCTGATGAGAGCAGCAGTTTTCTTCACCTAAGTGACAG tgaTGGAACAGAAGATAAAGATGAAGATTCCAAGGATGCTGTGGAAG GTTTGGAGCGAGCACGAAAGACTTTAGCAATAAGGAATATTGATCTGGAACCAAATCTAGTGGacccacagctcagagcagcactcCAGTGGCTGGCAGCTTCTGAAACAGAGGTGTCTGACCTTCACTTCCGCGACGCTGCTGCAAGAGAATTTGTCTTG